A single Hippocampus zosterae strain Florida chromosome 1, ASM2543408v3, whole genome shotgun sequence DNA region contains:
- the rhogd gene encoding ras homolog gene family, member Gd, with protein MQTIKCVVVGDGAVGKTCLLISYTTNAFPEEYIPTVFDNYSAQMSVDGRTVSLNLWDTAGQEEYDRLRTLSYPQTNVFIICFSIGSPSSHANVRHKWHPEVSHHCPNVPILLVGTKRDLRGDAETVKKLKEQGLAPTTQQQGNALAKQIGAVKYMECSALLQEGVREVFAEAVRAVLYPVTKKNTKKCVLL; from the coding sequence ATGCAGACCATAAAATGTGTGGTGGTTGGCGATGGGGCTGTCGGGAAAACATGCCTTCTCATCTCCTACACCACTAATGCCTTCCCTGAAGAATACATTCCAACGGTGTTTGACAACTATAGCGCCCagatgagcgtggatggtcgcACCGTTAGCCTTAACTTGTGGGACACGGCCGGCCAGGAAGAGTACGACCGCCTGCGTACTCTTTCCTACCCCCAGACCAACGTCTTCATCATCTGCTTCTCCATTGGCAGCCCCTCCTCCCATGCAAATGTCAGGCACAAGTGGCACCCTGAGGTGTCTCACCATTGCCCCAACGTGCCGATCCTGCTGGTGGGCACCAAGAGAGACCTGAGGGGTGATGCGGAAACGGTCAAGAAGCTGAAGGAACAAGGGTTGGCTCCCACCACCCAGCAGCAGGGAAACGCCCTCGCCAAACAAATCGGGGCCGTCAAGTACATGGAGTGCTCTGCGCTGCTGCAGGAAGGCGTCAGGGAGGTGTTCGCCGAGGCAGTGAGAGCAGTTTTGTACCCCGTCACGAAAAAGAACACCAAGAAATGTGTGCTTTTGTAA